From a single Alloactinosynnema sp. L-07 genomic region:
- a CDS encoding xanthine dehydrogenase family protein subunit M produces MIPAAFDYVAPSTVDDAVRALAEAGEDAKVLAGGQSLIPVLRMRLSAPTKLIDLGRVAAMRGIRDDGDVIVIGAMTTHYDVQRDPLVTEHARLIQVATDKVADPQVRHRGTFGGSLAHADPAGDLLAPALAMDATFVVSGMDGRRVIPAADFFVDYFTTALKADELLVEVRIPKHTGWTAHYEKFNRVAQSWSIVGVAATVRAEGGTITEARVALTNMAPVPVRARSVEEALVGKPATADTIKAAAAHAADGTAPTTDANADPAFRQHLARVLTGRALTAAAGV; encoded by the coding sequence ATGATCCCGGCGGCATTCGACTACGTGGCACCCTCCACAGTGGACGACGCGGTCCGCGCCCTGGCCGAGGCGGGCGAGGACGCCAAGGTCCTCGCGGGCGGCCAGAGCCTCATCCCCGTCCTGCGGATGCGCCTGTCCGCGCCGACCAAACTGATCGACCTCGGCCGGGTCGCCGCCATGCGCGGCATCCGCGACGACGGCGACGTGATCGTCATCGGCGCCATGACCACCCACTACGACGTCCAGCGCGACCCCCTGGTCACCGAGCACGCCCGGCTGATCCAGGTCGCCACCGACAAGGTCGCCGACCCCCAGGTCCGCCACCGCGGCACGTTCGGCGGCTCTCTCGCCCACGCCGACCCGGCGGGAGACCTGCTCGCCCCCGCTCTGGCCATGGACGCCACCTTCGTGGTGTCGGGCATGGACGGCAGGCGCGTGATCCCGGCGGCGGACTTCTTCGTCGACTACTTCACCACGGCGCTGAAGGCCGACGAGCTCCTCGTCGAGGTCCGTATCCCCAAGCACACCGGCTGGACCGCCCACTACGAGAAGTTCAACCGCGTCGCCCAGTCCTGGTCCATCGTCGGCGTCGCCGCCACCGTCCGCGCCGAGGGCGGCACCATCACCGAGGCCCGCGTCGCACTGACGAACATGGCCCCGGTCCCGGTCCGCGCCCGGTCGGTGGAAGAGGCACTGGTCGGCAAACCCGCCACCGCCGACACCATCAAAGCCGCCGCCGCCCACGCCGCCGACGGCACCGCCCCGACGACCGACGCCAACGCTGACCCAGCCTTCCGCCAACACCTGGCCCGCGTCCTCACCGGCCGAGCCCTGACCGCCGCCGCGGGCGTCTGA
- a CDS encoding ATP-binding domain-containing protein, with the protein MNYMSRGGRLSTELDAEQEYVSLLYAHLDELRADTDHRLAKTLRETSSNPQAMTQRDAATAHYGEQLAQYGAVENGLCFGRLDFADGTRSYIGRIGLFDEDHDYEPLLLDWRAPASRPFYLATAASPDGVRRRRHIRTSRRKVTGIDDEVLDLGPGEHHVHEGLAGEAALLSALNATRTGRMSDIVETIQAEQDEIIRSGLNGVLVVQGGPGTGKTAVALHRAAYLLYTYREQLSRRGVLIVGPNATFLRYIGQVLPSLGETGVLLQTAGELYPGVVGTRHEPAAAAEIKGRITMVDALRRAVRDRQELPDEPVALVVEREELVLDRDTVADARTRARRTRRPHNEARPAFAEAIVTALAQQEADRLGAEFLDAADLADIRRELAEEETVQDAIDQLWPLLTPQRLLSDLYASEDRLAVAFPDVENRDLLRRDPDLGWTAADAALLDEAAELLGVDDRAERAAAERRRREEQDYAQGVLDILQLEDDADPDILTAYDLIDAGRLAERHDDEDYRTAAERAAADRAWTFGHVIVDEAQELSPMAWRVLMRRCPSRSMTLVGDVAQTGDLSGADSWSDALAPYVEDRWRLAELTVNYRTPAEIMAVAAEVLAELAVDIEPPRSVRQTGAHPWRHEVVELPAAVAALVGDHAEPGTLAVLAPETLVADIGRAVVGEIPDAAVGDQPDLENKIVVLTVRQAKGLEFDSVLLVEPAAVVAESPRGLNDLYVALTRATRQVGVVHTAPLPAALKALTER; encoded by the coding sequence ATGAATTATATGTCACGTGGAGGGCGTTTGTCAACCGAGCTCGACGCGGAGCAGGAATACGTTTCCCTGCTCTACGCGCACCTCGATGAACTTCGGGCCGACACCGACCACCGGCTGGCCAAGACCCTGCGTGAGACCAGCAGCAACCCGCAGGCGATGACCCAGCGCGACGCCGCCACCGCGCATTACGGCGAGCAGTTGGCGCAATACGGCGCCGTGGAGAACGGCCTTTGTTTCGGCAGGCTCGACTTCGCCGACGGCACCCGTTCCTATATCGGCCGCATCGGCCTGTTCGACGAGGACCACGATTACGAGCCGTTGTTGCTCGACTGGCGCGCGCCCGCGTCCCGGCCGTTCTATCTGGCCACCGCCGCCTCCCCCGACGGCGTCCGCAGACGCAGGCACATCCGCACCAGCAGGCGCAAGGTCACCGGCATCGATGACGAGGTCCTCGACCTCGGCCCCGGCGAGCACCACGTCCACGAAGGACTCGCGGGCGAAGCGGCCCTGCTCTCCGCCCTCAACGCCACCCGCACCGGCCGGATGAGCGACATCGTGGAGACCATCCAGGCCGAGCAGGACGAGATCATCCGCTCCGGCCTCAACGGCGTCCTCGTCGTCCAGGGCGGCCCCGGCACCGGCAAGACCGCCGTCGCCCTGCACCGCGCGGCCTACTTGCTCTACACCTACCGCGAGCAGCTCTCCCGCCGCGGCGTGCTGATCGTCGGTCCTAACGCGACATTCCTGCGGTACATCGGCCAGGTCCTGCCGTCCCTCGGCGAGACCGGCGTGCTCCTGCAGACCGCCGGGGAGCTGTATCCCGGTGTCGTCGGCACCCGCCACGAACCCGCCGCCGCGGCCGAGATCAAGGGCCGCATCACCATGGTCGACGCACTCCGTCGAGCCGTCCGCGACCGCCAGGAACTGCCCGACGAACCCGTGGCGCTTGTTGTCGAGAGAGAGGAACTGGTCCTCGACCGCGACACCGTCGCCGACGCCCGCACCCGTGCCCGGCGCACCCGCCGCCCGCACAACGAGGCCCGCCCGGCCTTCGCCGAGGCCATCGTGACCGCCTTGGCTCAGCAGGAGGCCGACCGCCTCGGCGCGGAGTTCCTCGACGCGGCCGACCTCGCCGACATCCGCCGCGAACTGGCCGAGGAGGAAACCGTCCAAGACGCCATCGATCAGCTCTGGCCGCTGCTCACTCCGCAGCGTCTCCTGTCCGATCTCTACGCGAGCGAGGACCGCCTCGCTGTCGCCTTCCCTGATGTCGAGAACCGCGACCTCCTGCGCCGCGACCCGGACCTGGGCTGGACAGCCGCCGACGCGGCGTTGCTCGATGAGGCCGCCGAACTCCTCGGCGTGGACGACCGCGCCGAACGCGCCGCCGCCGAACGCCGCCGCCGCGAGGAACAGGACTACGCCCAGGGCGTGCTCGACATCCTGCAGTTGGAGGACGACGCCGACCCCGACATCCTCACCGCCTACGACCTGATCGACGCGGGCAGGCTGGCCGAGCGACACGACGACGAGGACTACCGGACCGCCGCCGAGCGAGCGGCCGCGGACCGCGCGTGGACGTTCGGCCACGTGATCGTCGACGAGGCCCAGGAGCTGTCGCCGATGGCTTGGCGGGTGCTGATGCGCCGCTGTCCGTCCCGCTCGATGACGCTGGTCGGCGATGTCGCCCAGACCGGCGACCTGTCCGGCGCGGATTCCTGGTCCGACGCGTTGGCCCCCTACGTCGAGGACCGCTGGCGGCTGGCCGAGCTGACCGTCAACTACCGGACTCCCGCCGAGATCATGGCCGTGGCCGCCGAGGTCCTCGCCGAACTCGCCGTCGACATCGAGCCCCCGCGCAGCGTCCGCCAGACCGGCGCCCACCCATGGCGCCACGAGGTCGTCGAGCTGCCCGCCGCCGTCGCGGCCCTGGTCGGCGACCACGCCGAACCCGGCACCCTGGCGGTGCTGGCCCCGGAGACCCTGGTCGCCGACATCGGCCGGGCAGTGGTCGGCGAGATCCCGGACGCGGCCGTCGGCGACCAACCCGACCTGGAGAACAAGATCGTCGTTCTGACCGTCCGTCAGGCCAAGGGCCTGGAGTTCGACTCGGTGCTACTGGTCGAGCCCGCCGCCGTCGTCGCCGAGTCCCCGCGCGGCCTCAACGACCTCTATGTCGCGCTGACCAGGGCGACCAGGCAAGTGGGTGTGGTCCACACCGCCCCGCTGCCCGCCGCCCTCAAAGCCCTGACCGAACGCTGA
- a CDS encoding protease inhibitor I42 family protein, protein MALVHLSAADADGPTELHRGDTVELRLPESPTTGYRWRWRLPVTLRMLADEHVDAAMTGLDAPGSAGERRLAFDVTAAGLHELRAELARPWEGEAREALTFVLHAL, encoded by the coding sequence ATGGCGTTGGTGCACCTGTCGGCGGCGGACGCCGACGGGCCGACGGAGTTACACCGTGGCGACACGGTGGAGCTGAGGCTGCCGGAGTCGCCCACGACGGGCTACCGGTGGCGGTGGCGGCTGCCGGTGACCCTGCGCATGCTCGCCGACGAGCATGTGGACGCGGCGATGACCGGCCTGGACGCGCCGGGTTCGGCGGGCGAGCGCAGGCTGGCCTTCGACGTCACCGCGGCGGGTCTGCACGAGCTGCGAGCCGAACTCGCCAGACCCTGGGAAGGCGAGGCGCGGGAGGCCTTGACCTTCGTATTGCACGCGCTGTGA
- a CDS encoding C1 family peptidase, protein MSPDRPQSSEIAAVRETLSQQGHPWQAAETRMSRLSAEWRAARLGVPAPSADEIAAREGQPEAMAAAAQAADIALPAKFDLRDVGGRNYVTGIRDQGGCGSCVAFGTVAAMESTAAFTRGAPGLSLDLSEAHLYHVHAKARGYTCGSGSWPDDLFADTAALGVTFEDYFPYNDAGTGSPNADWPNRLAKSIGVTDLTANPAAIKAHLSTYGAVATCFVVYDDFFHYRTGVYRHTTSTVAGGHCVALIGWDDAAGCWIAKNSWGTGWGDGGYFRIAYGDSFIEDYPGARPTVFGVKSVNLKAWLPAQRALRLFATANDANGWAYLQNFGWAHVAGGAATTTNKLAELTHARASGHLVTPYINGTELSTVLVAN, encoded by the coding sequence ATGAGCCCCGATCGACCGCAGTCGTCGGAGATCGCGGCTGTCCGAGAGACCCTTTCCCAGCAGGGCCACCCGTGGCAGGCCGCCGAGACGCGGATGAGCCGACTTTCCGCCGAATGGCGGGCCGCCCGACTTGGTGTCCCCGCGCCGAGCGCCGACGAGATCGCCGCGCGAGAGGGCCAGCCCGAGGCCATGGCCGCCGCGGCGCAGGCCGCCGACATCGCCCTGCCCGCCAAGTTCGACCTGCGGGACGTGGGTGGCCGCAACTACGTGACCGGCATCCGTGACCAGGGCGGATGCGGTTCCTGCGTCGCCTTCGGCACGGTCGCGGCGATGGAGAGCACGGCCGCGTTCACCCGCGGCGCCCCCGGCCTGTCCCTGGACCTGTCCGAGGCCCACCTGTACCACGTGCACGCCAAGGCACGCGGCTACACCTGCGGCTCCGGGTCCTGGCCCGACGACCTGTTCGCCGACACCGCCGCCCTCGGCGTCACCTTCGAGGACTACTTCCCGTACAACGACGCGGGCACCGGATCGCCCAACGCCGACTGGCCCAACCGGCTGGCCAAGTCCATCGGTGTGACTGATCTCACCGCGAACCCGGCCGCGATCAAGGCCCACCTGAGTACCTACGGCGCGGTCGCCACCTGCTTCGTCGTCTACGACGACTTCTTCCACTACCGCACCGGCGTCTACCGGCACACCACCTCGACGGTCGCGGGCGGACACTGCGTCGCCCTGATCGGTTGGGACGACGCCGCGGGCTGCTGGATCGCGAAGAACTCCTGGGGCACCGGCTGGGGCGACGGCGGCTACTTCCGCATCGCCTACGGCGACTCGTTCATCGAGGACTACCCCGGCGCCCGGCCGACCGTGTTCGGCGTGAAGTCGGTGAACCTCAAGGCGTGGCTGCCCGCCCAGCGCGCGCTGCGGCTGTTCGCCACCGCCAACGATGCCAACGGGTGGGCCTACCTGCAGAACTTCGGCTGGGCGCACGTGGCGGGCGGCGCGGCCACTACGACCAACAAGCTGGCCGAGCTCACCCACGCGCGGGCGAGCGGGCACCTCGTGACCCCGTACATCAACGGCACCGAGCTGAGCACCGTGCTCGTCGCGAACTGA
- a CDS encoding YbaK/EbsC family protein — translation MTWSIAGTLTVLPALDHPELLAEPVAKALAALDGADRVGVAAIDPDLADTAEFCAAYGSPLDASANCVVVLGKRGGDEKLAACLVMATTRADVNGLARRTIAVRKASFAPMDRAVAETGMAYGGITPIGLPAGWPLLIDAAVAAAPEVVIGSGLRGSKLLVPGDVLAGVPGAVVLDDLGRSPE, via the coding sequence GTGACCTGGAGCATCGCCGGAACCCTGACCGTCCTCCCCGCGCTCGACCATCCCGAACTGCTCGCCGAGCCGGTCGCGAAAGCGCTTGCGGCGCTCGATGGGGCCGACCGTGTCGGGGTGGCCGCCATCGATCCCGACCTCGCCGACACCGCCGAGTTCTGCGCGGCCTACGGCTCGCCGCTGGACGCGTCGGCCAACTGTGTCGTCGTGCTCGGCAAGCGCGGCGGCGACGAGAAGCTGGCCGCGTGCCTGGTCATGGCCACCACGCGCGCCGACGTGAACGGCCTGGCCAGGCGCACGATCGCGGTCCGCAAGGCGTCGTTCGCGCCGATGGACCGCGCGGTCGCGGAGACCGGGATGGCCTACGGCGGGATCACCCCGATCGGGCTGCCCGCGGGCTGGCCGCTGCTCATCGACGCCGCCGTCGCCGCGGCGCCCGAGGTGGTCATCGGCAGTGGTCTCCGGGGCAGCAAGCTGCTCGTTCCCGGCGACGTGCTCGCGGGCGTGCCCGGCGCGGTCGTGCTCGACGACTTGGGGCGTTCACCCGAATAA
- a CDS encoding RNA polymerase sigma factor has protein sequence MTELRTVKADPPWEGLEGSDRHAACMIAAREGHKGALDVLVAELTPLVWHVARGTGLDRSAAEDVVQTVWLALLRHVDRLAEPRALVGWLITTARREANRTRQRGNGQVELSPEVAEHQLSTEPMPEAEVLRDERDRKLWSAFQRLPMRCQELLRLTVLAGRAEYRIVAERMGMPHGSIGPTRGRCLNSLRDLYDVSDRDGD, from the coding sequence GTGACCGAGCTCCGCACGGTAAAGGCCGATCCGCCCTGGGAGGGGCTGGAAGGGTCAGACCGGCACGCGGCCTGCATGATCGCGGCGCGGGAAGGCCACAAGGGCGCGCTGGACGTGCTCGTGGCCGAGTTGACGCCGCTGGTCTGGCATGTCGCGCGCGGAACGGGACTGGACAGGTCCGCGGCGGAGGACGTGGTGCAGACGGTCTGGCTGGCGTTACTGCGACACGTCGACCGCCTCGCCGAGCCGCGCGCACTGGTCGGCTGGCTGATCACGACCGCACGCCGCGAGGCCAACCGGACCCGCCAGCGCGGCAACGGCCAGGTCGAGCTGTCGCCCGAGGTCGCCGAGCACCAACTGAGCACTGAGCCGATGCCGGAGGCCGAGGTGCTGCGCGACGAGCGCGACCGCAAGCTGTGGTCGGCGTTCCAGCGGCTGCCCATGCGCTGCCAGGAGCTGCTGCGGCTGACGGTGCTGGCGGGCCGGGCCGAGTACCGGATCGTGGCCGAGCGGATGGGCATGCCTCATGGCAGCATCGGACCCACCCGCGGCCGCTGTCTCAACTCCTTGCGCGACCTGTACGACGTCAGTGATCGGGATGGGGACTGA
- a CDS encoding response regulator transcription factor — translation MTTQFDVDGPAVERATVRVGVVDDEPMARAFVAKILASAPDLHVVGEGADGGEALQLARTQELDVLLLDLRMPRMDGLDALRELRRLPVMPAVVVLTTFHADQAVASALRLGAKGFLLKHVDPAELVRAVRVAARGGAVLDPTLTHDLMGHLASHHLDRIGAAAEVARLSARLRDVLRLVGMGRSNNEIAEELRLSDSTVRGYVSEILAATGCSNRVTAAVLAQRAGLLD, via the coding sequence GTGACAACGCAGTTCGATGTGGACGGTCCGGCGGTGGAGCGGGCGACCGTGCGCGTCGGTGTGGTGGACGACGAGCCGATGGCGCGCGCGTTCGTCGCCAAGATCCTGGCCTCGGCCCCGGATCTGCACGTCGTCGGCGAGGGCGCCGACGGCGGCGAGGCGCTGCAGCTGGCCCGCACCCAGGAACTCGATGTCCTGCTGCTCGACCTGCGGATGCCCCGGATGGACGGGCTCGACGCGCTGCGCGAGCTGCGCAGGCTGCCGGTCATGCCCGCCGTCGTCGTGCTCACGACCTTCCACGCCGACCAGGCCGTGGCCTCGGCGCTGCGCCTGGGCGCCAAGGGCTTCCTGCTCAAGCATGTCGACCCGGCCGAACTGGTCCGCGCGGTGCGGGTGGCCGCGCGCGGCGGGGCGGTGCTCGACCCGACGCTGACCCACGACCTGATGGGCCATCTCGCCTCGCACCACCTCGACCGGATCGGCGCCGCCGCCGAGGTCGCCCGGCTCTCCGCGCGGCTGCGCGACGTGCTGCGGCTGGTCGGGATGGGCCGCAGCAACAACGAGATCGCCGAGGAACTGCGGCTGTCCGACTCGACCGTGCGCGGCTACGTCTCGGAGATCCTCGCGGCGACCGGCTGCTCGAACCGGGTCACCGCGGCCGTCCTAGCCCAGCGCGCCGGTCTGCTCGACTGA
- a CDS encoding SRPBCC family protein, producing MQLDHSFTVPADIDTVWAALMDPERVAPCMPGATLTEYEGTTFAGTVKVKLGPISLVYKGSGEFIETDEDTHRATIKAAGKDSRGNGTAAATIAVTLTQHGESTTGRVVTDLAITGKPAQFGRGMIAEVGGKILETFATCLAAKLAAPATDTAAAEPPAADLVTAAAAAAPKPKAPKASTKAGQATPASQNASRPIPDSTLAEPTRAPADAARKSASAEPARESAPATSASGPAESEAAEFRPAEPGPVESKVAESRPAEPESDRSQRQLHAVPESTAPIDLLEYAGPSIRKRLLPLVVALVIAVVVILRRKR from the coding sequence GTGCAGCTCGACCACAGCTTCACCGTCCCAGCCGACATCGACACCGTCTGGGCCGCCCTGATGGACCCGGAACGGGTGGCGCCCTGCATGCCGGGCGCCACCCTGACCGAGTACGAGGGGACGACGTTCGCCGGGACCGTGAAGGTCAAGCTGGGTCCGATCTCCTTGGTCTACAAGGGTTCCGGCGAGTTCATCGAAACCGACGAGGACACCCACCGGGCCACCATCAAGGCGGCGGGCAAAGACTCCCGAGGCAACGGCACCGCCGCCGCGACCATCGCGGTAACCCTGACCCAACACGGCGAGTCGACCACCGGCCGGGTCGTCACGGACCTGGCCATCACCGGCAAGCCTGCCCAGTTCGGCCGCGGCATGATCGCCGAGGTGGGCGGCAAGATCCTGGAAACCTTCGCCACCTGCCTAGCCGCCAAACTAGCCGCCCCCGCCACGGACACCGCTGCCGCTGAGCCACCCGCCGCCGACTTGGTTACGGCGGCGGCCGCCGCCGCACCGAAACCGAAGGCGCCCAAGGCATCCACCAAGGCGGGCCAAGCCACGCCCGCCAGTCAGAACGCCTCCCGTCCGATACCAGACTCCACGCTCGCCGAGCCCACACGCGCACCGGCCGATGCCGCGCGCAAGTCCGCGTCCGCCGAGCCGGCCCGCGAGTCCGCGCCCGCCACGTCCGCATCCGGCCCAGCCGAGTCCGAGGCTGCTGAGTTCAGGCCTGCTGAGCCCGGTCCAGTCGAGTCCAAGGTCGCCGAGTCGAGGCCCGCCGAGCCCGAGTCCGATCGCTCCCAGCGGCAACTCCATGCCGTCCCGGAGTCCACCGCCCCCATCGATCTCCTGGAGTACGCCGGGCCCTCCATCAGAAAGCGCCTGCTCCCGCTCGTCGTGGCGCTGGTGATCGCCGTGGTGGTGATCCTTCGCCGCAAACGCTGA
- a CDS encoding CapA family protein — translation MRSSRLPAVALACMLAGCSASEPGQTSQPVPTPTQPSPSVDQPKSFTLIAGGDVLIHPALTDQATEDGNGARDYKPLFAGVKPAIEQADVALCHLEVPIATTQGPFKGYPTFNAPPEVVEALAAIGVDVCSTASNHTMDQGAAGVVGTLDALDRVKIEHAGSARSPAEAAKPLVRAVGGVKVGFLSYTFGFNKGTSRPAPWMANLIDPKAVIAEARAARAAGAEVVVASLHWGIEGKHEPSPDQVRIAKQVLADPAVDLIIGHHAHVVQPFEKVNGKWVTYGLGNQVAKHEQPKGNTEEGVLARFRFTKTAQGWTVDKAEYLPTLVDLGPPIRLRDLTAATATSPRVQQALDRTDQTVLSRGAAADGLTRPGA, via the coding sequence ATGCGCAGCAGTCGACTCCCCGCGGTCGCCCTCGCCTGCATGCTCGCCGGGTGTTCCGCTTCGGAACCAGGCCAGACCAGTCAGCCGGTGCCCACGCCCACCCAGCCGTCGCCCTCCGTCGACCAGCCCAAGTCGTTCACCCTCATCGCGGGCGGCGACGTCCTCATCCACCCCGCCCTCACCGACCAGGCCACCGAGGACGGCAACGGCGCCCGTGACTACAAGCCTCTCTTCGCGGGCGTCAAACCCGCCATCGAGCAGGCCGACGTCGCCCTCTGCCACCTCGAAGTCCCCATCGCCACGACACAGGGCCCGTTCAAGGGCTACCCGACTTTCAACGCGCCCCCCGAGGTCGTCGAGGCGTTGGCCGCGATCGGGGTCGACGTCTGTTCGACGGCGTCCAACCACACCATGGACCAGGGTGCCGCCGGGGTCGTCGGGACACTCGACGCGCTCGACAGGGTGAAGATCGAGCACGCCGGGTCGGCGCGTTCGCCCGCCGAGGCGGCCAAGCCGTTGGTCCGCGCGGTCGGCGGGGTGAAAGTCGGGTTCTTGTCCTACACCTTCGGCTTCAACAAGGGCACGTCCCGCCCGGCACCGTGGATGGCGAACCTGATCGACCCGAAAGCCGTGATCGCCGAGGCGAGGGCGGCCCGTGCGGCAGGCGCCGAGGTGGTCGTGGCGAGCCTGCACTGGGGGATCGAGGGCAAGCACGAGCCGTCGCCCGACCAGGTGCGCATCGCCAAGCAGGTCCTCGCCGACCCGGCCGTCGACCTGATCATCGGCCACCACGCGCACGTCGTGCAGCCGTTCGAGAAGGTCAACGGCAAGTGGGTGACCTACGGCCTGGGCAACCAGGTCGCCAAGCACGAGCAGCCGAAGGGGAACACCGAGGAAGGCGTTCTCGCGCGGTTCCGGTTCACCAAGACCGCGCAGGGCTGGACGGTGGACAAGGCCGAGTACCTGCCCACGCTGGTCGACCTCGGTCCGCCGATCCGCCTGCGCGACCTGACCGCGGCCACCGCCACCTCGCCGCGCGTGCAGCAGGCGCTGGACCGGACCGACCAGACCGTCCTCAGCCGCGGCGCGGCGGCCGACGGACTGACCCGACCGGGTGCGTGA